The nucleotide sequence GGgcgtttatattttaatacaaatacgcgattataaatatttagattTCAAGCGGACGGAAAGACGCGTTTCTCACGGCTAGATTATCGGCACGGAGCAAGCGCCTTAGAATGAAACACACCCCACGATGTTCGGCAGCGAATTGACAATGTTAATAATATTAGGTAAACATTATAAAACATTAGAGGCGGACGAGAACCTGCCGCTGCTTGTTGGCCAAGTGTGCGTGCGAATCTCTGCCTTCTACACGTTGTGTATTTCGCCAAGTCGGATCGCATAGCTGGTAGCATTGGCCAGATCGCATCACACCTCTTGAGCCTCAGCCAAGCCTGTgcttataatttaaaatttcatgcagtttgaaaagttatttatttgattatttaaaCTGCTTGTCAGCTAGTTCTGAACTTACTAAGTAATTTGCATCCTcgatattttttatacaaaagCTAAATTAGTTTTGGTAAATAAcctttttggcttttattgCTAGACTTCCTGAGTATTTTTGGTCCgtattgatttatttgtagATTGAGTTCTAGTAAAGTGCATACAAAAGTCGTTATtagatattttttatatttaagcaaataaagatccaaaaaaatcaaattatgaGAGAAGTTTTACAAGATTAAATTTAGAATGGTCTAATTTATTAGTACtgtattgaaatttaataacaCTTTAGATTGGTCTTCAAAATCGGCTATCAGGCCTGAAGGGTAGTTCATGCCGATTTGTATCTGTTAATAATTAATCGACCCCAATGTATTTGCAATCCAACTTGTTGAGTCTCATCGATAGCCAGGCATTTGACCTGCTTGATGAGCAAATTCGAATGCAATGAGGAAGATGTTTGCACTTCTCTATTTTCATCGATCGGCAATCAGCAGTGAGCTTATCTTCTGCCGGATACTGCAAGTCAATTGTAATTGAAATATTGCTGTCAAGTTCGGCAATGACTGATGTTGTATGctaaaatttgcatattaattgcTATAACAGTTGTCTTTCAATACGAGCATAAATGATTCGCGTCTAAAGAGACGCATCACGAAGATACTGGTAATTAGCATTTAGcccccaaaagtatgcaagggatttaaaaagttcgttgcctaagtcatTCGATTTCAATGCAATCTGAATAGCTATAGCCTGAAAGTAAGCTTAAGAGTCTTTTATGATTAAACTATGCACTTTAAATCCGCAAAGCCGACTATGCATTTGGGagaactttttgtttttattttattaaggcatactggaaattttcgtttgattttGTTAAGATAAGttaaaaataggaaaaatatattcttttttaatattattataagggcccaaaaactttttcttttttaataatgTTCATGTAATAAGAACACCTAATAAAGCCTGAAGACGACTGGGTATGTTAGCGGTTAgagtaataaaatacataataaaaaattgtattttcagttctaaaatgtttttttttttaattaataattttctaaatgaaaaaaataccTATTCTTTCAAAATACTTATTTACACTTCTTAAGAATTGCTTAATGGAAAAAAACCTTTAATTAGGTCCGTTGTTTGCCATAAGAATCTAGTTCTATTTATCTGAACAacttaacaaaatattttcaaataatcgcctttaaaaaaaaacgacgtTTCCGACCTTTTGAGCGAAAagcacatttaaaataaaacgaattcATATAAAATctacattttttaatattcaacAAACTGCGTTCTGTAACTTAGGATTCTTTCCCTTTTAAAAGGGAAAACCGAAAGTAGGTAAGTGTTGGGGAAGATAACAAAGAGTGTTGCAGAATTGGTGGGTTTAAAGCTGCTTACAGTGAAAGCAACTTCACTTATGCCACGGGGGCAACGGGCAGATGAGCACCCTCGGGCTGGAATCCGTTCTTATCGGCGATGTAGTTGACTTGGTAGGTCTGGCCATCATCAGCAATGAAGCGGTAGGATCCACTCACAGAGATAGCCTCGTTCTCAGTTCCAATGTCGTTCAGCTGACCTACAGCTTGAGCAGCCTGTCCATCGGAGGTTTCCCAGCTAAGAAGGAAGTCAGTGTCAGCTAGGTATCCTTTTGGGTCATTTCTCATAGGCAACTTACTCGTATTTGAAGCTTTCGGGTCCAACGTCGGATTCAGAGCGCACGATTGTGGGTTCCTCAGCGGCAGGAGCAGCCAGAGCCACGGCGAAGAGGGCGACGAAGACAATCAGGAATTTCATGGTGATTGTTGTTTGGTGCTTAGATCTGCGGCTATCGAACAGTTCAAGTCGAATGGTAACTATGGACGGCCGCGTAAACCCTTTTATAGATGGCACCCTCTTGGCGATTATTCAAAGCGCGGCCGAACTAGTCAAACGTGTACAAGACATAATGAGCAAAATCAATGTTAATGTGAAATGTCTGGTTTggatttcattttcgtttgaaGTAGGAGCATTAAAAGGcctaatataaaattttaataacacTATAGTCCAAAAAGAATCGcgttcataaatatttcattattcaaatttttaacaATTCATTGAgctttattatatttataataatccAGCCAGTCTTAGTGACGTCAATAAAACTCGGGAGCTTCctcaaatatatacattttttctatttacttTTCTAATTCTACGAATCTTTTACATTGGATAAATAAAGTCAACTTATTTATTCGCATCCGGAATCATTATACATCCAGGTATCTCCTAGGCTACTAGCCTGAACTTGGGATGGTAGCCAGTTTCGTCGGCCGTGAAACTAATCTCGTATTTTTTGCCATCTGGAGCTGACCAGCTGGTCGATCCCTGGACAGACAAGGAACCATCCTCTTCGCCGGCTCCAGGTTTCACCTCACCGGTCTCAGTGCGTGAGATTCCGTTGCTCGTCTCATAGCTGGAATTCGatgttaattgtttttaataaattaattattgattGAAATTGTATATAGGAACATCGAATAATTAAACACCTGTTACAACTAAGCATTTCAAAGCTACCCTCTTTAATTTTGCCCTTGCAGAGGCTTATACCTCTGATATCAGTCAGAAGTTTGCAACGCAGTGAGGGAGACATGTGCAactaaataaagtttatatatgtgtacatatttatatacatcAGTTTCAATAGTCAAGCCGTTTCTACGCAAAATAGTAATAGTATCTCAGTTTAAGgttaaaaaattttacaattaaatgCATTATGTCCAAATCATTTCTGGGCAATACCTACGCAAAGGAATATTTATCGCCCGTGTTTTCGCTCTCCAGTTTGATGGTCTCCGCCTGGGCATCCTCACCAGCGGGAAAGGCCAAACAGATACCAATTGCCAGGAAGGCTACCAGCCACATGAAATTCGATTGCATTGCGGAAAGAATTAGTTTTTCAGAGTCTCCGTCACAGCTAGCTGCACTTTACTGAGCTGCGATGCGATCATCTGATGCCCTTTTATACGAAATCTCTGGATTATGTCCTCATCggcgaaaaatgcaaaataataaaacaaattaaaaataaagaaatcagCTATAATGCAAACATTCAataaaacacattttaattacagATTAACACTCTAAGTACCCTGCACTAATCGTGCATGCAGGTATATCCAACAGATGGTAATGTATGCAATTACCTTGTCGACAGTCAATTGATAGACAGAATGACGCCTTACCTTGCCATCACCTTTGAATTCTCAAATCTTATTGGTTAATTAAGCTAATCGTGAACATGTTTGTTTGAAACAAACAGATAGAACGgtgaaaatttgtataaaaaacAGTACACGATCACCATTtgctatatacatataaactcAGGTTTAAACGATGTCTTCTAGTCGAGATGCATAAAGTTCTGTATTCGaactttttattattgtgcATTGTGATTTTGCCATTGTCATTTCTCATATTATCATCTAATGTTTGAATAAGTAAAGCCTCAGCAAATGCTTTGTGTACACTACTATTGGTATAtacattaattattaatagaaaATATCAATCAGCAATCCAACAAGCATGGAATATTCTACATATCAGAGTATTCTATATCAAATATCAGAGTATTTTACAAACATTTAATCGTGCAGCGGTCACGTATACACGCTGTGACCAGTTTCTATTCTTCGAATATCTATAATCAGTCGGTTCTTTTTCGACTACGACCTTCCCCATATGTTAATCAAAAGCTAATTGTATTCAAAACTTAATTTCGACTTCttctgaaaaataaaataattatgaattttatgaaaacaaacacacataagTTCAGGTAATTAAATTCCTTTAATATTTAACAAGTGGTGCTGGTTGACTTAGTTCCCATCCTTTGAAAACAGGGATAGGATTGGTTTGGTAATGTTTGGGGCTATTAACAAGGAGTTGGATAGTATGGCTTTAAAATTGCTAAAGGTCAAAGCAATTTCACTTAGGCCACGGGGGCAACGGGCAGATGAGCACCCTGGGGCTGGAATCCGTTCTTATCGGCGATGTAGTTGACTTGGTAGGTCTGGCCATCATCAGCAATGAAGCGGTAGGATCCACTCACAGAGATAGCCTCGTTCTCAGTTCCAATGTCGTTCAGCTGACCTACAGCTTGAGCAGCCTGTCCATCGGAGGTTTCCCAGCTAAGAAGGAAGTCAGTGTCAGCTAGGTATCCTTTTGGGTCATTTCTCATAGGCAACTTACTCGTATTTGAAGCTTTCGGGTCCAACGTCGGATTCAGAGCGCACGATTGTGGGTTCCTCAGCGGCAGGAGCAGCCAGAGCCACGGCGAAGAGGGCGACGAAGACAATCAGGAATTTCATGGTGATTGTTGTTTGGTGTTTTGATCTGCGGTTCTCGAACAGTTCGCGACGAATGATGCCCTCTGATGGTTGTACTCCCTTTATATAGATGGATGGACAAACTTTGACGACCGAGCCCAACGCTGCCAAACTAGTCAAACTTGTAGTGTATAAAGCAAAATGTGATAAATGTGTGAAATTGAATTCGGCCTAAAGCTGAATCGTTAAAAGCCCTATACGATATGTAAATCGGACATCTTCATCTATATAGTTTGCATAGTTTCGCATTCCTTTTTCAGCTGTCTTCTCGTAGTTTCTATTTAACTGGAGCTAAAAAAACATAAGAAGTCATGGCAAATGCATTAAGTTTAACTAATAGCAGCTAAAAAAAAGTGCCCAGAactgacaaaaacaaaaagagtcaacaacaaaaataaatgtttttactTGGACTCATATATTTTATGCTGATAAGCACGCCTAACCTTTTTAAAAACGTGTTGAtaattttttcacatttttattagtcttgtttctatcgatttgcaaaaaaaaaactttttgccacgcccagtCTAGCTCCCTACAACCGCCAAAActaccacgcccacattttcgaaccatttttcgatatttttcatacttttattagtcttgtaaatttctattgatttgcgAAAAACctttttgccacgcctactttaacgccctaaagcAGCCGAGTctgtcacgcccacattttaaacaatttttaaattttttctcattttatttcataatatcTATCGGTATCatagaaaaattatgaaatttcgcgttcgcattcacaccaGCTGAGTAAAGAGTATccgatagtcggggaactccactaagcattctctcttgttttagaTAACAGCTTATCATATATGATGAACTGTTGTTATGTCAGGTTTAGTTCTCAATATTATTGATTGATTAATCTAAACACAGTTCTCAAAAGTCTATAACTTCTATTACTTATAACTTATAACTTCTATATCACAATAAAACTATAGCACTTtgaatattgtttttaaaatagaCCATTGGGAAAAGCTATATCttaaaaagtatatttatattttacgtAAATTATCTTATGTTTATAGATAAGTGATCAATGATTTCCTGCTACAATTAATTcccatttaaaacaaattacttcatgtaataattttttctttaataacACTTTAGGCTTATTGATTTAGATTCTGTTCTCCTTGATAAGAACGGTAATAAAGGTTTTCTATTTCCTGTTAACCGACATTAAAAAGGAACTAgttaaaaatgttgaaaaactTATGCCACGGGGGCAACGGGCAGATGAGCACCCTGGGGCTGGAATCCGTTCTTATCGGCGATGTAGTTGACTTGGTAGGTCTGGCCATCATCAGCAATGAAGCGGTAGGATCCACTCACAGAGATAGCCTCGTTCTCAGTTCCAATGTCGTTCAGCTGACCTACAGCTTGAGCAGCCTGTCCATCGGAGGTTTCCCAGCTAAGAAGGAAGTCAGTGTCAGCTAGGTATCCTTTTGGGTCATTTCTCATAGGCAACTTACTCGTATTTGAAGCTTTCGGGTCCAACGTCGGATTCAGAGCGCACGATTGTGGGTTCCTCAGCGGCAGGAGCAGCCAGAGCCACGGCGAAGAGGGCGACGAAGACAATCAGGAATTTCATGGTGATTGTTGTTTGGTGCTTAGATCTGCGGCTATCGAACAGTTCGCGACGAATGATGCTCTCTGTTGGCCAGGGCGCGTCTTAAATAGTTGGACAACCTCTCGATTATGCTGAACGCATCCGAATTAGTCAAAACATAATgtgaaaaatgtatattattgAGTACCAGCTATCTCTGAATGGCTTAAAACCTAacacaaaatgcaaatcaacAAGTTTAGGCAAGTTGTTCAAATTGGTTTCACTAACTCAGTTGTTACTAGCAAAAATACTCGGCTGATATTAATAACCACATGAGAAACAAGGAAAAATTATCAATAGATGGCAATCTCACAAGCAGAATCTGAAAGCGGCTGGATAAATCGGCGGGACAGTTGGCGGGACAGTTGGCGTGAGATTCTGCGGGACACGCCGGAATGATCCCTAATCACCAGTTTGGCTTCAGAAGATCCCACGGATCGACCGATCAATGTCACTGGAGgtattcgaaaaaaaagaaacatttcTGTGCCGTCTCAAATCCTGCACGGAGAGGAGAGTATTCCAAGTTAGATGCGGAAGCTCAATAAGCTCATCTAGGCCCATTAGAGCCGGAGTAGCACAAGGCAGCGTCCTTGGAGTGTCCCGCTGACACCAGGTGTTCCGCCAACTTGTCCGTCGACTGTCCCGCCGACTGTTCCTCCAACTTGTTCCGCCGAAATCCCGTCGATTGTCCCCGAAGAAGCCACAGACATCATCCAAAATTAACTGGATGCAATGGGCCCTAGGATGCAAAGGTGAAACATCGTAGTGAACgcggaaaatcaattttcactTTCGCACAGAGGAGAATGCCGTACAATCTCTTTAAGCGGAGACTGAATCTCTAATTTACTCACACTCAAGTACTTAGGGATGACTCTGGATCGCAGGCTAAGCAACAAATTTGTGGAAACTATGTACGATTCGAaataagttatttatttttcataaatattgaCTTATTGCGAAATGATCACATTAAAAAGCCATTCTAAAAACTTCTTTAGGAGATGTTAcaattgttaaataatttttccGAAACTAAAGTTTCAAAACGAACATATTCATGTATCTTTAATCAATCTGTTGAGGTTTTATTCATAATTGAAGGATTTTTCAGTAAAACAATATTAACGATGGATAGCTCAAACCACGGGGGCAACGGGCAGATGGGCACCCTGGGGCTGGTATCCGTTCTCGTCGGCGGTGTAGGCGATGGAGTAAGTCTGGCCATCATCGGCCACAAAGGAATAGGTACCCTTGACGTTGAGAGCCTCCTCATCAGTTCCAACGTTCTTCAGCTGTCCGGCGGCCTGAGCAGAGGATCCATCGCTGGTCTCGTAGCTAATCAAGAGCAAAGGGTAAGAAAACAAATCCTTGTCACATAGTTCACAAAACATACCCATAGTTAAAGCTTACAGGTCCGACATCGGACTCCTGCTTCAGAATCTGAACATCGGCGACAGCCAGGGCGAAGAGGGCGACGAAGACAATCAGGAACTTCATGTTGATTTTTGGCTTATGTGCTGATCTCGAAGAGTTCGATGCGAATGATATCGATTGACTTTGGGATGAACTCATTTATACATAAATTGTGAACAAGTCCAAGGTGCGGTGACGCTAATCTAATTCGCATACTGAGCATAAAATGCATGATATTGAGTTCAGTTTTGCTTTCAACTCAATGGTGAACGTTTTTGAGTGTTGCCATTTCAGCGCTTCAAttttgattacattttatCAAATTTGTTTGAGACTAGCTGtggaaatttaatattcatagATCTAGAGATCTAGAGAGATGTggatgaatttaaattaacgatacatttatttatttattatattatttttgaatggGAAATGTAGACTTCTTTCAATGAAgtccttttaaaaataaaattctaattagtaaaaaattcaaaagaaaTGGGAAAAAGTAGGCCAGGCATGTAACTTTATGTAGCAATAATTGCTCCAACAACTCGGATTTATTTGTTAGgtataagaaaatattaatacaGTTTTTAAGCAAGCTTATTTCGTATACaagatttaaataaaatttataagtaaactaaactaaaactaGATTAGGGTAGGCATTTTCCATTAATATAGGTGGAAATAGGGAATATGAAATCCCATTTTCTGGCATTCTAAATACGTGGCTCTTACTGCATATCAGAAAGTACAATTAAAATCGActaacaatatatataaaaaaatacttaaGA is from Drosophila melanogaster chromosome 3L and encodes:
- the Lcp65Ag3 gene encoding larval cuticle protein, which encodes MKFLIVFVALFAVALAAPAAEEPTIVRSESDVGPESFKYDWETSDGQAAQAVGQLNDIGTENEAISVSGSYRFIADDGQTYQVNYIADKNGFQPEGAHLPVAPVA
- the Lcp65Af gene encoding Lcp65Af; this encodes MKFLIVFVALFALAVADVQILKQESDVGPVSFNYGYETSDGSSAQAAGQLKNVGTDEEALNVKGTYSFVADDGQTYSIAYTADENGYQPQGAHLPVAPVV
- the Cpr65Au gene encoding cuticular protein 65Au, isoform A; its protein translation is MQSNFMWLVAFLAIGICLAFPAGEDAQAETIKLESENTGDKYSFAYETSNGISRTETGEVKPGAGEEDGSLSVQGSTSWSAPDGKKYEISFTADETGYHPKFRLVA
- the Lcp65Ag1 gene encoding Lcp65Ag1 yields the protein MKFLIVFVALFAVALAAPAAEEPTIVRSESDVGPESFKYDWETSDGQAAQAVGQLNDIGTENEAISVSGSYRFIADDGQTYQVNYIADKNGFQPQGAHLPVAPVA
- the Lcp65Ag2 gene encoding Lcp65Ag2; translated protein: MKFLIVFVALFAVALAAPAAEEPTIVRSESDVGPESFKYDWETSDGQAAQAVGQLNDIGTENEAISVSGSYRFIADDGQTYQVNYIADKNGFQPQGAHLPVAPVA